A genomic stretch from Schistosoma haematobium chromosome 2, whole genome shotgun sequence includes:
- the ATXN2_1 gene encoding Ataxin 2-like (EggNog:ENOG4112NMN~COG:A), with product MSGQSQRGKTKSLRARNQRMSMPPINPLRVAHAQNASNDNLGIYANPRLTYILGRHVIGNVGEIITLEGDHVHGVIKAISPSADLGITYAQVAQKNDKGNRKNVADKTILWTEIKMVQISNVKRLDCLVDDIKTDSEIAKDCSTNNFVEDKELVPFFASSDVVKDCLLDQGSFSAMEMFETNEKMFSVVSTYNDDLREYTTPVDRSAPNFSETEARCAKLAQDITENSPCISLVDNEDIGMENEEEKYSAVRRNGTVQNSMRNAKSNSRTNLAPAETQVNCLGSQLSQVCIQSSKPSHTEAVRVSISVGDALKSDVVPQVNVISKSSTQADKDKVKLCHDQPTKVSTPTCVCTSAPVKTNVVDVPVSSVSKSSSTEERVKKSTLDPNAPEFQPMGLSYTSHSVATMPPTLQPSLPTLNMPIPHYVSTVNVISQASQLPTQATFIAAGQHMYAPYSYGHQTHIQQLLPTPVCSNGPGTNPQHVRGSALPPSVNQQSYVTHGSNMMHQLGQNATLGQIITAPQVITGQNSTGRLPVCPSSSVNFTRQRSNDSPSSVTHCTSYPVQQSTMSIPTFQSQALYQLPQPNGTFPYLVSSHPPVGLQFLSGLPTAVSSGLMMGGVHVSQPSSQQICPTHTIMQMQPAHLQVPVGQPDQINQTTTPQQTSQSQQLFSQHFQDQSHSIQIPSYANLQAPYHHNLMFAPQQNSPGFYPGPSAMIAAPGVNHIASGLSPIVGQPNPHPLSASVANQSNQSDSSSTASQQLQQTHIMSQPNCQPQQMLQHYPAIPQPHLLQTQQLSAAQHIAGHHIPGNHTYHALMAAMAAGGGVGATQAH from the exons ATGTCAGGTCAGTCACAACGTGGGAAGACGAAGTCTTTGAG AGCTCGAAATCAACGTATGTCAATGCCCCCCATTAATCCTTTGCGTGTGGCGCATGCTCAG AATGCCTCAAATGACAACTTGGGGATATACGCGAACCCCAGACTAACGTATATTCTTGGACGCCATGTTATT GGAAATGTGGGGGAAATCATTACTCTTGAAGGCGACCATGTTCACGGTGTGATAAAGGCTATTTCTCCTTCC GCTGACCTCGGTATAACGTACGCTCAAGTTGCACAAAAAAATGACAAAGGTAATCGTAAGAACGTGGCTGACAAAACCATTCTCTGGACAGAAATTAAAATGGTTCAAATATCTAACGTTAAAAGGTTGGACTGCCTAGTCG ATGATATAAAAACGGACAGTGAGATCGCCAAAGACTGTTCAACTAACAACTTTGTGGAAGACAAGGAGCTGGTGCCGTTCTTTGCCTCGTCTGATGTCGTCAAAGACTGTTTACTTGATCAGGGAAGCTTTTCTGCGATGGAAATGTTTGAGACGAATGAAAAAATGTTTTCTGTCGTTTCCACGTATAATGACGATCTCCGAGAGTATAC GACACCTGTTGACAGGTCTGCTCCAAATTTCTCTGAAACCGAGGCGCGGTGTGCAAAACTAGCGCAAGACATCACAGAAAATTCTCCATGTATTAGTTTAGTTGACAATGAAGATATTGGGATGGAAAATGAGGAGGAAAAGTATAGTGCTGTTAGACGCAACGGGACAGTCCAGAATTCGATGCGGAATGCGAAAAGCAATTCTCGAACAAATCTAGCTCCTGCAGAAACTCAAGTCAATTGCCTTGGCAGTCAACTGTCTCAGGTATGTATTCAGTCAAGTAAGCCAAGTCACACCGAAGCTGTTCGTGTGAGTATATCTGTTGGGGATGCACTAAAGTCAGACGTTGTTCCACAAGTTAATGTAATATCTAAATCCAGCACCCAAGCCGATAAAGATAAGGTCAAACTATGTCACGACCAACCTACTAAAGTGTCTACACCTACTTGCGTGTGCACGTCAGCACCTGTGAAAACCAATGTTGTTGATGTACCTGTGTCGTCTGTTAGTAAATCAAGCAGTACTGAAGAGCGTGTTAAGAAATCAACACTCGATCCCAACGCTCCTGAGTTCCAGCCTATGGGTTTGTCTTATACTTCACATTCTGTTGCTACTATGCCTCCTACTCTTCAACCTAGTTTACCTACTCTAAACATGCCTATTCCACATTACGTATCAACGGTAAACGTTATTTCTCAAGCCTCTCAATTACCGACACAAGCTACGTTTATTGCTGCAGGTCAGCACATGTATGCACCTTACTCCTATGGTCACCAGACACATATTCAACAACTACTACCTACTCCAGTTTGTTCCAATGGACCTGGCACAAACCCTCAGCATGTCCGAGGTAGTGCATTACCCCCGTCTGTTAATCAACAAAGCTATGTCACTCATGGTAGTAATATGATGCATCAGTTGGGACAGAATGCTACATTAGGGCAGATTATTACAGCTCCTCAGGTGATTACAGGTCAGAACTCCACAGGTCGCCTTCCAGTTTGTCCTTCATCTTCCGTCAACTTCACACGCCAACGTTCCAATGATTCACCTTCTTCGGTAACCCACTGTACATCGTATCCCGTCCAGCAGTCAACTATGTCTATTCCCACCTTCCAGTCACAAGCACTATACCAGTTACCTCAACCAAACGGTACGTTCCCTTACTTGGTTTCCAGTCATCCTCCGGTGGGACTGCAGTTCCTTTCTGGTTTGCCTACTGCTGTCAGTTCTGGTTTGATGATGGGAGGTGTTCACGTATCACAACCTTCTAGTCAGCAAATATGCCCAACTCATACCATCATGCAAATGCAACCTGCGCATCTGCAAGTCCCTGTTGGACAACCAGATCAGATTAATCAAACAACTACACCTCAACAAACCTCCCAATCTCAGCAATTATTCTCTCAACACTTTCAAGATCAATCCCACTCCATCCAAATCCCTTCATACGCAAATCTCCAAGCTCCATATCATCACAATCTAATGTTCGCTCCTCAACAGAATTCCCCTGGGTTTTATCCCGGGCCATCTGCAATGATAGCGGCACCAGGAGTTAATCATATTGCTTCTGGCTTATCACCCATCGTTGGCCAACCGAATCCTCATCCACTGAGTGCCAGCGTGGCAAATCAGTCGAATCAATCCGACTCTTCTTCAACCGCCTCCCAGCAGTTACAGCAGACTCATATTATGTCTCAACCGAATTGCCAACCACAACAAATGTTA
- the ATXN2_1 gene encoding Ataxin 2-like, variant 2 (EggNog:ENOG4112NMN~COG:A) — MVQISNVKRLDCLVDDIKTDSEIAKDCSTNNFVEDKELVPFFASSDVVKDCLLDQGSFSAMEMFETNEKMFSVVSTYNDDLREYTTPVDRSAPNFSETEARCAKLAQDITENSPCISLVDNEDIGMENEEEKYSAVRRNGTVQNSMRNAKSNSRTNLAPAETQVNCLGSQLSQVCIQSSKPSHTEAVRVSISVGDALKSDVVPQVNVISKSSTQADKDKVKLCHDQPTKVSTPTCVCTSAPVKTNVVDVPVSSVSKSSSTEERVKKSTLDPNAPEFQPMGLSYTSHSVATMPPTLQPSLPTLNMPIPHYVSTVNVISQASQLPTQATFIAAGQHMYAPYSYGHQTHIQQLLPTPVCSNGPGTNPQHVRGSALPPSVNQQSYVTHGSNMMHQLGQNATLGQIITAPQVITGQNSTGRLPVCPSSSVNFTRQRSNDSPSSVTHCTSYPVQQSTMSIPTFQSQALYQLPQPNGTFPYLVSSHPPVGLQFLSGLPTAVSSGLMMGGVHVSQPSSQQICPTHTIMQMQPAHLQVPVGQPDQINQTTTPQQTSQSQQLFSQHFQDQSHSIQIPSYANLQAPYHHNLMFAPQQNSPGFYPGPSAMIAAPGVNHIASGLSPIVGQPNPHPLSASVANQSNQSDSSSTASQQLQQTHIMSQPNCQPQQMLQHYPAIPQPHLLQTQQLSAAQHIAGHHIPGNHTYHALMAAMAAGGGVGATQAH; from the exons ATGGTTCAAATATCTAACGTTAAAAGGTTGGACTGCCTAGTCG ATGATATAAAAACGGACAGTGAGATCGCCAAAGACTGTTCAACTAACAACTTTGTGGAAGACAAGGAGCTGGTGCCGTTCTTTGCCTCGTCTGATGTCGTCAAAGACTGTTTACTTGATCAGGGAAGCTTTTCTGCGATGGAAATGTTTGAGACGAATGAAAAAATGTTTTCTGTCGTTTCCACGTATAATGACGATCTCCGAGAGTATAC GACACCTGTTGACAGGTCTGCTCCAAATTTCTCTGAAACCGAGGCGCGGTGTGCAAAACTAGCGCAAGACATCACAGAAAATTCTCCATGTATTAGTTTAGTTGACAATGAAGATATTGGGATGGAAAATGAGGAGGAAAAGTATAGTGCTGTTAGACGCAACGGGACAGTCCAGAATTCGATGCGGAATGCGAAAAGCAATTCTCGAACAAATCTAGCTCCTGCAGAAACTCAAGTCAATTGCCTTGGCAGTCAACTGTCTCAGGTATGTATTCAGTCAAGTAAGCCAAGTCACACCGAAGCTGTTCGTGTGAGTATATCTGTTGGGGATGCACTAAAGTCAGACGTTGTTCCACAAGTTAATGTAATATCTAAATCCAGCACCCAAGCCGATAAAGATAAGGTCAAACTATGTCACGACCAACCTACTAAAGTGTCTACACCTACTTGCGTGTGCACGTCAGCACCTGTGAAAACCAATGTTGTTGATGTACCTGTGTCGTCTGTTAGTAAATCAAGCAGTACTGAAGAGCGTGTTAAGAAATCAACACTCGATCCCAACGCTCCTGAGTTCCAGCCTATGGGTTTGTCTTATACTTCACATTCTGTTGCTACTATGCCTCCTACTCTTCAACCTAGTTTACCTACTCTAAACATGCCTATTCCACATTACGTATCAACGGTAAACGTTATTTCTCAAGCCTCTCAATTACCGACACAAGCTACGTTTATTGCTGCAGGTCAGCACATGTATGCACCTTACTCCTATGGTCACCAGACACATATTCAACAACTACTACCTACTCCAGTTTGTTCCAATGGACCTGGCACAAACCCTCAGCATGTCCGAGGTAGTGCATTACCCCCGTCTGTTAATCAACAAAGCTATGTCACTCATGGTAGTAATATGATGCATCAGTTGGGACAGAATGCTACATTAGGGCAGATTATTACAGCTCCTCAGGTGATTACAGGTCAGAACTCCACAGGTCGCCTTCCAGTTTGTCCTTCATCTTCCGTCAACTTCACACGCCAACGTTCCAATGATTCACCTTCTTCGGTAACCCACTGTACATCGTATCCCGTCCAGCAGTCAACTATGTCTATTCCCACCTTCCAGTCACAAGCACTATACCAGTTACCTCAACCAAACGGTACGTTCCCTTACTTGGTTTCCAGTCATCCTCCGGTGGGACTGCAGTTCCTTTCTGGTTTGCCTACTGCTGTCAGTTCTGGTTTGATGATGGGAGGTGTTCACGTATCACAACCTTCTAGTCAGCAAATATGCCCAACTCATACCATCATGCAAATGCAACCTGCGCATCTGCAAGTCCCTGTTGGACAACCAGATCAGATTAATCAAACAACTACACCTCAACAAACCTCCCAATCTCAGCAATTATTCTCTCAACACTTTCAAGATCAATCCCACTCCATCCAAATCCCTTCATACGCAAATCTCCAAGCTCCATATCATCACAATCTAATGTTCGCTCCTCAACAGAATTCCCCTGGGTTTTATCCCGGGCCATCTGCAATGATAGCGGCACCAGGAGTTAATCATATTGCTTCTGGCTTATCACCCATCGTTGGCCAACCGAATCCTCATCCACTGAGTGCCAGCGTGGCAAATCAGTCGAATCAATCCGACTCTTCTTCAACCGCCTCCCAGCAGTTACAGCAGACTCATATTATGTCTCAACCGAATTGCCAACCACAACAAATGTTA